TCCGCCGAGCAGCACCAGAACGATTCCGAGTGGCCACGCTGTGAAGGCGAGCGCGGCTACACCGCCGATCAGCAGCACCGCATTCAGCAGCGTGTATAGACGGCTCATCTGCGTCCAATCCGATCTGAAGGTAAGGCTCTTCCGTCAGGGTAGACCGTGGCGACGCGGCGGGCGAGGAGGAATTGTTCGCAGCGACCGGTCGTGCCTGACGCGACAGCTCCAGGACGTTGCTCCGCCGCCGCGGCAGCCTGCGCGGTCAGGTCCGACTTCTTCCTCGCGTTCACAGCATCAAGCGTCGTAGTCACCACGGCACCTTTCCCGCCGGCCCACCAGGGCTCAGCGTGTCGGGGTTGCGTGTTCAGATGGCCCACAGGGCTTGGGTGGGTGACATGCGTGCTGCTCGTAGGGCGGGTAGGAGTCCGGCTGCGGCGCCGATGAGGACCGCGGAGCCGAGGCCGCCGGCCCAGGCGATGGTCGGTATGACGACGGCCCAGCCGCCTTTGGTTGAGGCGTAGATGGCGGTCGACAGGACGCCGAGGCCGACGCCGACGGCGCCTCCGATGAGTGCGAGGAAGATGGCTTCGGCGAGGAATTGGATGCGGATGTGGCCTTTGGTTGCTCCGAGGGCTCGTCGCAGCCCGATCTCGCTTCGGCGTTCTAGGACGGAGATGATCATGATGTTGGCGACTCCGACGGCGCCGACGAGCAGGGCGACGGCCCCCGAAATGGACGCCGGTGAGGCCGCGGACCGTCGGTGAGTCGTCCGGCGACGGGTGTCGCTAGCCACAAGCGTTCTGACCGTGGGCGGGCCCGGACCGGGCTGTCGGTGGCGCCGGACCCGAGGCCGCCACACAGCAATTCGCCAGCGCCTCCGTGGTCCACGGGCACGGCTTGTCCCCAGGCCGTGAGTTGTCCACATTCTTTCGATCCGCGGTGTTGCCGGCGGCAGGACGCGGCATTGTCGGTGCAGTCGTATGGGTTCTGGTTCGGTGCGGGTGGCTGTGGGGGGTGATGGGTGTGGCGTTGGCGACGACGTGGGCGGTGGCGCTGTCGGGGGTGTCGGGCGAGTTGGTGAAGGTCGAAGCGGATCTGGCCAATGGGTTGCCGGCGACGACGGTGATCGGGTTGGGCGACGTGGCGGTGACGCAGGCGCGGGATCGGGTGCGTTCGGCGGTGGTGAACTCGGGTCATCGGTGGCCGGAGAAGCGGATCACATTGGCGTTGTCGCCGGCGGCATTGCCCAAGCGGGGAGCGGGTTTCGACCTGGCGATGGCGGTGGCGGTGTTGGCGGCGGCGGAGATCATCCCGATCCATGCGCCGGGTGAGTTGGTGCTGCTCGGCGAACTGGGCTTGGACGGGCGGGTGTTGCCGACCAGAGGGACGTTGCCGAGTTTGCTGGCCACGAAGGCGGCGGGTCGGGCGGCGGCGATCGTGCCGGCGCCGAACCTCGCCGAGGCGGTGCTGGCCGGTGGCGTGCAGGTGCGTGGCGTGAGTTGCCTGGCCGATCTGATCGGCTACTTCAACGGGGAGCCGGATCGGTTGCAGTTGCCGCGGCCTGGTGTCGAGCCGGAGCTTCCGCCGATGGCCGACATGGTCGATGTGTTGGGGCAGCCGGAGGCCAGGGCGGCGTTGGAGTTGGCGGCGGCGGGCGGTCACCACCTGGCGATGATCGGACCGCCGGGGGCGGGCAAGACGATGTTGGCCGGCCGGTTGCCGGGTCTGCTTCCGAGGTTGGATCAGGAGTCGGCGCTGGAGGTCACGGCGGTGCACTCGGTGGCTGGGCAACTCGATGACGACGGGCCGTTGATCACCCGGCCGCCGTTCGTCGCACCGCATCACTCGGCGTCTCTGGCCGCGCTGATCGGCGGCGGTTCGTCGTTCATCCGTCCCGGCAGTGCCAGCCTGGCCCACCGGGGTGTGCTGTTCCTCGACGAGTCGAGCGATGTAAAGTACACCCATGACGAACCAGTTGTCGGATGGCACGGTCGAAGGTGTGACGACAGACCCGGAGACCGGGGAGGAGCGGTCGTTTCTGCGCCGGCCGGGGCGATTGATCCGGACGGTGTCGTATCCAGCTTTCCGGGGCTATGACCGAGCGACCGTGAATGCGGGGAGTAGGCCGATCTGCCTGTACCTGCGTCTGTCCAAGTACCACAAGGACGGCCAGGACGCGATCGAACGGCAGCGGATCGACCTGACCCGCAAGTTGGCCGCCGAGGGGGGCTGGACGGTCATGGGTGAGTACGTCGACAATGACTCCGCGAGCGCTTCCGCAGTGCGGACCCGCAAGGGCTGGCATGCATTGAACGTCGACATCGACGCCGGTCGAGTAACTGCAGTGGCATTTTGGAAACTTGACCGCACCAATCGGGTCGCCTCGCGGTGTATCGAGTGGATCGGGCAATGCCAGACGCGCGGCGTGACACTGGTGTCGCACCAGGACGCCTCCGATGAGCTGAACACAGCAACCGCTGGAGCAAAGCTCATTACTGGAATCAAAGCACTATTGGCCGAGGTCGAGACGGACACGATGAGCGAGCGCCAGCGCGCTGCCAAGGCCCACGCCGCTGAAGCGGGCTTTCACCACGGCGGGAGACGCCCGTTTGGGTGGATGCCTGGTCACCGAGAGACCGACGCATTGGGCCGTAGCGGGGTGCGCTTGGTGCCCCACCCTGTGGAGTTCGCGGCGCTGCAGGCTGCAGTGCCGATGGTGCTGGCGGGCTCGGGCCTAATGAGCGTGTCCCGTCACTGGATGGACGAGTTCGGGATCACGACCGCGGCCGGGATGCCGATGTACGAGGCCAGTGTGTATCGAGCGCTTATCTCGCCGCGGATGGTCGGTTATCGGATGCGGCAGGTGCCCGAGCATCAACGCGGCGTCCAGATCGATCTGCTCAATCATATTGCACGTGACCAGTCTGGGGAGCCGGTGATCGGGCAAGAGCCGGTGTGTGACCGGCTGACTTGGATGCGAATGTTGCGCGCACTTCAGGCAGCCTCGACGTCGCAGACGCGAAGGCCGTGGGGGTCGCACGAATGGCTCCTGACAGGGCTGATGTTCTGTCAGTGCGGCAACCGGCTCTATGGTCACCAGAAGAACTACAAGCACGCTGACGGGTCGAACGTGCGCACGTATGTGTATCGGTGCCACGCCAACCTCCGCAATGGTGCCGGCACATGCGCCAAGGCCGTTGCCGTGCAAGCGGATAGGGCCGAGGCTTTCGTGGAGGGCTGGCTTTTCGCGTATCTGTCCGACGAGCGGCTGGCCAAGGCCCGCGCCGAGGCTGCGGCTGCCCGGCAGGCCAGCAACCCCAACAACGGGCTGGTTACCGACCTGGACACGGCCCGCGCGGAGCGTGACGCCTTGTTGAGCCAGCAGGGCAGCCGGGAATACAAGGGCGCGATGGTCAGTGTGCTGGTGGGGCTGCTGGCGGAGGTTCAGGCTCGCATTGACAAGCTCGAGGGTCGTCTGGATGCCGTTCAGATCGATGATCTGCCGGTGATCTTGCAGGCGGACCTTGCCAGCCGCTGGCCGGACATGGATCTTGGCCAACGACGTCGGCTGCTGGCGCGGGTCATTGAGCGGATCGACGCGCAGCCCGGCCGTGGGCCGGTGGCTGACCGATTAAGCGTCAGCCCGCGCGTACGACAGTGACCGAGGTGCTCTGGTGCTGCAGCGCTGCCTGACCGGTGGTCGGCGAGATGGATATCTCGAGGATAGAAACGACGTCTCGCGCGAGTTCATCGGGCAACGGCCCGTCGAGCTGCGCGGCGGCTTGGCCGGCGACCCAGCCGGCCAAGTAGTCGTCGCGACTGTCCGCTGCGACAAATGCAGGCACGGTGGGACACCGGCGATCCAACCTTGCGTAGGGGGCGCGGATGGCTCCCGTTCCGATGGCTGGGACGGCGGCTTGATGGAGGTCGTCGGTCGGTTGCTGCACTTCGAATACACGTGGTTTGGTTTTGGCGAATGTGGACGCCGCTCGGGAATGAACCACCCCGGCATGTCCGGACACCTACGGGTTTGAGAGCGCAGCGGTTTGCTGGGCTCTGATTTGAGCGTAGTGGGCCTGCTCGAGTTCGACCGGTGGGAGGTCGCCGTTGTGCTCGTACAGGCGGCGGTGGTTGAACCAGTCGACCCATTCCAGGGTGGCGACTTCGACCTGCTCGACGGTCCGCCCGGGCCGCGGGGCTTGATCAGCTCGGTCTTGTAGAGCCCGTTGATCGTCTCGGCCAGAGCATTGTCGAAACTATCCCCGGTGCGACCAACGGAGGCGTCGATGCCGGCGTCGGCCAGCCGCTCGGTGAACGCCACAGACGTATATTGAGATCCGCGGTCGTTGTGGTGAATCAGCCCCGAAAGGTCCTGCACCCCTTCACGTTGCCGGGTCCAGATCGCGTGCTCGATGGCGTCCAGGACGAGTTGCGCGGTCATCGTGGTCGCCGATCGCCACCCCACGATCCGACGGGAGTAGGCATCGATCACGAACGCCACGTACACCCACCCGGACCACGTCGAAACATACGTGAAGTCGGCCACCCATAGGCGATCTGGCGCCTCCGGGTCGAAATGACGATCCACCAGATCACTGGCCCGTTGCGCTTGCGGGTCGGCGATGGTGGTGCGTTTGACCTTGCCCCGACGAGCCCCGACCAGACCGAGCCGGCGCATCAGCCGCTCCACCGTGCACCGGGCCACCGCGGTGCCTTCCCGGTTCAGCGTCAACCAGACCTTCCGCGCCCCGTAGACGCCGTAGTTCTCCGCATGCACCGCACTGACCTGCGCGGACAGCGCCTCGTCCCGGACAGCGCGGGCGGAGGGCTGCTGGTGGGTGCGGTCGTAGTAGGTGGACGACGCGATCTTGCAGCCGTGCTCGGTGAGCACCCGGCAGATCGTCCCGACGCCGTATTCCGCCTTGTGCTGATCGATGTAGCTGATGATCACTTCTGTCGGCGGTCGAGCTCCGCCGCGAAAAAAGTTGACGCCGACTCAATATCTCGTTGGCCCGCTTCAACTCTCGGTTCTCCGCCCGCAACTTCCGCAGCTCCTCCGCCGCCTCGGAGGACACCCCCGGCCGTTTGCCGGCATCGACCTCGGCGCGGCGGACCCAGTTCTGCACCGTCTGCGCAGTCCCGATCCCCAACTTCGCCGCGACCGACTCCACCGCCGCCCACTCCGACCCATGATCGGACCGGATCTCCGCCACCATCCGCACCGCCCGGTCCTTCAACTCGGCCGGGCACCGCTTCGACGTACTCGCCATGACTCCATCTTTCCTAACAAGAGGAGTGTCCGGACATGCCGGGGTGACTCATGGCGACCCGAAATCTACGGTCACCACCCATCACCGCAAATCACCTTCTGATGGTTTGAAAACGTGCAGTAAACGTGCACCTGAGTCCTGAAACGTAACTCAGCCCAATGGCGACCGCGGGCGCGGAGATCGGTTGCGCGGCTTGCGGTCGCGGGCGAGCAGGGCCATCGCCGCCGCCAGGTGGCTGCCATGTCCCGGCGCAAGCCGCCGGGCCGGGGGGCAAAGTGACAGCCAACGCAGGCGCTGAAGATCATCTTCACCCAATGCAACTCTGGCGGTCGCGCTGCCGGCGAGGGACCGCAACTGCGAGCGCTTCCCGGGCCCCTCAGTCCTCCTACGCGGCGTTGGCTGAGCCAAAGCCGCCGTCGTAGGGTCCGCGGTTGCTGCAGCTGGGCCACCGCCGACGCAGGCCGGATCAGCACCGCCAGCCACCACGCGGCGGCCCTTGGAAGACGCCCTGCTCGGCGCGTTCGCCGCCGCACGTATGAGTACCTAGCGGAATGATCACACCGACCTCCTGATGCGTGGGCCCCGCCCGATGCGGGAAGGTGTCCAGCGACCCCGACGTCTGCCATCGCGCTGACAGTCATCGGGGTATCCCGGCGGCGTCCAACATCGTGTTCGCGCTGCACGCACGCACGCTCGCACGGGCGGGCGGGCGCCGTCTTCAATAGGACATCCTGCTGACGCCGGACTCGGCGGCGAGGCTCGCGTCGGTGTCCCGGTGTCGCTGACTGAGGGTCGGCGCTGGGAGGGCGGCGTAGGTCAAGCGCTTCCTGCACCGATCTCGTTCACCGCAATGCGTGCCCTCCGGTCAGGCGTCGCGCCGCTTGAGCACCAGGGCAGCAACGCCGAGCGCGACTGCGGCGTAGAGGCAGAAGACGGCGAAGCCGGTCCAGGGGGACAGACTCGTGGTGTCCGGCTTCACCGTGTAGATCGCAGCTCCGGCGTTGCTTGGCAGGTAGGGGCCGATGTTGTCCTGCCAGGTCTGCGGCAGGATCGCCAGTATCCCGGGTAGGACGAGGAGAAGGCCGAACAGGGCGGCGATGCCGCCGGCGGTCGACCGGATGATGAAGCCCAGGCCGACGCCGAGCAGGGCCACCACGGTGAGGTACAGGCCGGTTCCGACCGTCGCCCGCAGCGCTCCGGCCGCGGCCAGGGTGGTGCCGTGGCTGGCCAGGGCGGCCTGGCCGGTCAGGAAGGCGAGGAAGGCCGAGAGTTCCATGAGGACGAAGGTCACGGTCGCGAACAGGATGGCCTTGGCCCACAGCACGGGTAGCCGTCTGGGTGCTGCGGCCAGCGACGATCGGATCATGCCGGTGCCGTATTCGCCGGTGATGAAAAGAACTCCGAGGACGCCGATGGCAAGTTGAGAGAAGTTGATGCCGGTGAGTGACTGGCCGATGGGTTCGAAGCGGGCGAGTTCGCGGGGGCGCATGTGGGACCAGTCCTGGTTGGTCAGGATGCCGCCGGCGATGGCGACGACGACCAGGCCCGCGACGGCCAGGATCATGGTGATCCAGCTGGATCGCAGCGAGCGGAGCTTGACCCATTCGGAACTGAGCACCCGGGGAAGGGTGACAGGCGCCGGATTCGCCTGGGGTGTATAGCGTTGCGGCGCGCGCGTGGGTTGGTCGTGGGTGGTGGTCATGCTGCGCTCTTCTCGCCGAGGGTGGTGCCGCCGTGGTATTCGACGGATTCGCTGGTCAGGGCCATGAATGCCTCTTCCAGAGAGGCTTGCTGCGGGGTCAGTTCGTGGAGGGCGATGTGGTTGGCCAGCGCGAGGTCGCCGATCTGTTGCGCGGTGAGCCCGGTGACCTGTAGCCGTCCTTCGTGATCGGCGGCTGTGTAGCCGGCGGTGGTGATAAGGCGCTGCAGGTCGGATGTTCGGGGGGTGCGAACCAGGACGCTGGCCCGCGACGAGGATGCGATCAGCTCCGCGATGGGTAGGTCCGCGATGAGCTTGCCCTTGCCGATGACGATGAGATGGTCCGCGGTTTGGGCCATCTCGCTCATCAGGTGGCTGGAGACCAGCACCGTGCGGCCCTCGGCCGCCAAGTTCTTGAGCAGGTTGCGGATCCAGAGAATCCCGTCGGGGTCCAATCCGTTGACCGGCTCGTCCAGGATGAGGGTGCCGGGGTCGCCGAGTAGGGCCGACGCGATGCCTAGGCGCTGACCCATGCCCAGGGAGAACGCGCCGGCCCGCTTGCGGGCGACGTCGCTGAGCCCGACGAGGTCGATGACCTGCTGGACCCGGGAGGTGGTGATGCCGTGGGTCTTGGCCAGCGCGAGCAGGTGGTGGTAGGCGGATCGTCCGGTGTGTACGGAGCGGGCTTCCAGTAGTGCGCCCACTTCGTGTAGAGGGGCGGGCAGATCCGCATACAGCTTGCCGTTGACGGTGACCAGTCCGCCGGTGGGACGGTCCAGGCCGAGGATCATCCGCATGGTGGTGGACTTGCCCGCGCCGTTTGGTCCCAGAAATCCGGTGACAATTCCGGGACGGACAGTGAAGTTCAATCGGTCGACCACGGTCTTCTGGCCATAGGTCTTGGTCAGCGATTGGGCTTGGATCAAGGTGATTGCCTGTCTGTGGTGAGTCGGTGGGGGTGCGGGATCGGGGGTGAGGCAAGGTGAGGGCGAGGCGCGTCCGAGCATGGGTTTGGTTGCGCGTCCCTGCGAAGATCAGGTGGTGCGGTGGGCCGAGTCATCGGGCCCGGTGTGGACCTGCTGGGCGGCGACGATCAGCCACCCGAGGACGACGACGCTTCCGGTGGACAGCAGCCGGTACAGAAGGACCGCGGCCAATGCGGGTGCGGCGGCGGCGCCGGCCATGGTGATGCCCAGAGTCATCGCCGTCTCGACGGCGCCCAGTCCGGCCGGCAGTGGCAGGAGACTACCGGCGGCCATGCCGGCCGTGTAGGTGAGAAGCAGCGCGGGGAAGGTGATGTGGATGCCGACCGCTGCGCAGCACGCAGCAAGGCAGGCCAGGTCCATGGCCCAGTTCGCCAACGCCAGCATCGCGGCGGCCAGCCAGTCCCGGGCCGATGGTCGGATGACCCGCAGATCGGCGACGATCTCCGACAGCCGCGCGGCGCCCGTCTGGACGGGCTTGCGGCGGAGCCGGTTGATGCCGACCAAACCCCGGTGGGCCCATCGGACGATGTGGGCGGGGTGGTGTGCAGTCTGAACCAGGGCGATCGCCGTCGCCAGGCCCAGTGCGATCTCCAGGATCGGGATGGCGATGGACCCGCCGGTGCCGGCGGTGAGCGCGAGACCCAGTACTCCGATCCCACTGAGGGTCAGCGTCGATAGCAGGCCGGTGATGGCCATGGACCATGTCGTCGCCGATGTCGAGGCGCCCCAGGCCCGAAGGTGACGGTAGGCGTAGGCGGTGGAGAAAACGGCCCCGGCCGGCAATGTGGTGTGCACGGCGCCGGCTCCGTAGCTGACCGCCAGGGTTCGCCGCAACCGCACGCGGGAGCCACCAACGGCCAGGGTGCGGGTGCGCAGTGCGGCGAAGGCGAGCATTGAACCGAGAGTGGCGGTGAGCCCTGCTAGCAGCCACATCAGTGAGGCGCTGGCCAGGCTGCCCACCCCGGCGGTGAGCGTCGGTGCGGCGGTCACCAGGTAGATGACGAGAGTCGCCGGCACGAAGACGCCGACGGCGATCCGGCGACCCACCGTGCCACGGGATGGTGCCGGCTCGACGGTGGCTGCAGCAGTGGCTGCGGTGCGCTGGTCAACCGTCGTTTCGGGCATGGGGTTGACGATGCCGTGGCGGTCCTAAGTGATCGCTGGTTGCGGGTTGGAGTTTGGTAAGAACGTTTCTGCGCCCAGGGTGAAACCGATCCGCGCGCCGCCGCCGGGTCGAGGTTGCGCGTAGCTCGCGCCGCCGTGGGCGGCGGCCACCTCGGCGACGATGGCCAGTCCTAGACCGGATCCGGGCATGCTGCGGGCAGTGTCGGCCCGGTAGAAACGGTCGAAAATCCTGGTCGCGTCGGGCAAGGAGATTCCCGGTCCGCGGTCGGACACCTCGATGCGGTCACCGGTGATGCGAAGGTCGACGGGGCCGCCTCCGGTATCGAACTTGAGGGCGTTATCCAACAGGTTGGAGATGGCCCTCTCCAACGCTCTCGGGCGACCGATGATCATGACGTGGGCCTCGGCCTCGGCCTCGGTATCGGTGTCGGCGTGGACCAGAATCGGCCGTTTGCTGCGGTGTTCGAACATCGCAGCCACTTTCTTGGCCAGGGCGGTCAGGTTGATCGGGCCGGCCGTTTCGGTGTCGCGGCGGTCCATCGCCAACTCCACCAGTTCGTTGACTAGGTTGGTCAGTTCCCTGGTCTCGCCGTCCACGTCATCGAGCAGCCGTTGCCGTGAGTTGGGGGATAGCTCGGCGAGGCGCCGCAGCACGCTGACGTTGGTGCGCAGGCTGGTCAGCGGAGTGCGCAGCTCATGGCCGGCGTTCTGCACGAGTCGCTGTTGCGCCTGCTTCGACCTCGACAGCTCGCCGACCATGGATTGCAGCGACGAGCTGAGCCGGCCGACTTCATCCCGACCGGGCATGGCGAATGCGACGTCCAGGCTCCCGTGCTGGCCGACCGTTTCGGCCATGCTGGTCAGTGCCGTGAGGCGGCGGGTGAGCCGGCGGGCCAGCCACCACCCGGCCGCGCCGGCCACCAGCAGGACCGCTAGAGCGACCAGCACGGTGACGACGGCCAGGTTCCGCAGCACCCGGGCGGCCTCGTTCAGGTCCCGCCCCACCTGCACGGCGCCTTTGGTGCCGCCGAGCGACTGGGTGAGCACCTGGTAGGTGGTGTTCCCCACGACGACCTGGTCGATGGTGCGCAGTCCTGCCGTCGAACCTTGGGCGATTTGCAAGGCGCGCGGGCTCACGGGCAACGCCACGGTCACTCCGGACAGGTGCGTCACGGCACCGGTGACACTCACCGACTGTGCGGTTTCGGACATCGTGCTCGGTCCGTCTCCATGGTGTTGTTGGTCCCCTGGCGCCCCCTGGGTGCCCTCGAGCGAGATGCTCGACAGTGACCCGCCCGCCGCCAGCGTGCTGACCGCCGACACCAACGACACGTTGATCTCGTTGTGCAGCGCATGTTCGGTGGTGCCGTAGGCGACCCAGCCGATCGTCACGGCCACGACTGCGGCGACGGCGGCGAAAGCAGCGACGAATTTCTGCCGCAACGTCATCGTGCGCCCGATCCGTTGAGGCTGTACCCCACGCCGCGGACGGTGCGGATCAGGGCCGGCGCCCCGGCGATGTCGAACTTGCGACGCAGATAACTGATGTACACGGCCAGGTTCTTTGAATCGGGGCCGAAGTCATAGCCCCAGATTCGATCGTAGATCGCCGAGTGGGTGAGCACGACGCCTGCGTTGCGGCCCAGCAGCTCCAGGAGATCGAATTCGGTCTTTGACAGGTCCAGCTGGTGACTGTGCCACCACACCCGTCGGCTGTCGGTGTCGATCCGCAGACCACCCAGGACTAACTGGCCCGCCGGAGTGGACGGTTCGGTCGGCGCTCGCCGCAATAGCGCACGTAACCGGGCCAGGAGCTCGTCGAGCTCGAACGGCTTGGCCAGGTAGTCGTCGGCGCCGGCGTCCAGTCCGGCAACCCGAGCGTCCAATTCGACCCGGGCCGTGAGCATCAGCACCGGTACCCGCAGCCCGTCGGCGCGGATCACTCGGCAGACACCCAGACCGTCTATCCCTGGCATCATCACGTCGAGGATGACTAGGTCCGGGGTTTCTCGGCGAACAGCGGACAGCGCTTCGACCCCGTCGGCAACGCTAACGACCGCATAGCCCTCCAACTCCAGGGCGCGTTCCAGCGACTCCCGGATCGCGCGATCGTCGTCGGCTAGCAGCAGTCGGTGGGCCATCTATCCATGGTGGAGCACGATGCTCACCCCGGGCGACTCTCTTACCCAGTTCACACCCCGCAGCGCCTGCCCAGTCGGAGCGGGCCCCTCGTTCGGTGCTGCAAGAAACAAGATCATGGAGCCAGTGGGTTCGCGATCATGGTGATGCGTAGGCCCCGATTGTTCTTATCTAAATGAAAGGGTCTTGCGCGAAGTGAATCGCTCTGGTCGGTGCGGGGCGCTGGGCGACCCTGGAAGGGATACGGACGATCGCCGACGGGCTGGCGCGCGCCGTGCCCGTTGCGTCCGCGCGGAAGATGCGGGTCGGCTACCACAATCACGCCTGGGAATTCGAGAACATCATCGACGGCAAGTCCGCCTGTGAGGTGTTCGTCGAGATGCTGCACCCGGCGTGCTCGAGCTTGACACGTACTGGGCCATGATGGGCGGCCAGGACGTACCTGCACTTCTCGGGCGGCTGGAGGAGCGGGTGGTCGCGCTGCACCTGACGGACGGTCCGCGGGCCGGAACGACAGCGGATCAGGTACCGCTCGGACGGGGAGACCTCCCCGCCCGGGCGATCTTGGACGCGGTGCCGAGCCTGGAGTACCCGGTGCTGGAGTTCGACCAGTATGCCGGGGACATCTTCGACGGGATCGCAGCAAGCTACACGTGTGCGACCGACGTCCTCGGGGCGCCCCGATGACGGCCGGCGCGGGCCCGGGCGGTGGCCGCGCCGATGCCCGATGATGCGCCCGTGACGACGGCGTCCTTGCCTCGCGTCTCGGCCATCGTCGTCAGGCTTCCGGGATCGGGCGGCCGAAATTCGCCAGGGTGATGGCGTCAGGGTCGGGGCCGCCGCGTTGACCGGTGTCGAGGCCGTCGATCGCGTCAATCTCCCGGCTGCTGAGGGCGAAGTCGAAGACAGCAAGATTCTCGGCGATGCGATGCGGCTTGGTGGACTTCGGAATGACCGAGCGTCCCTGCTGCAGGTGCCAGCGCAGCATGACTTGCGCCGCGCTCTTGTCATGCGCCGACGCGATCTCGACGATGGTCGGATCCTGCAGCGTGCTGGTGTGTGCGCCCTCGCGGTAGAAGGTGATGCCACCGATCGGCGACCATGCCTGCGTCAGGATGCCGTGGGCGGCGTCCAGGGCCTGCACCTGAGGCTGCTGGAAGTACGGGTGCAATTCGATCTGATTCACCGCCGGCACGACCTGAGCCTTCTCCAATAGCTTCGACAGGTGCTCGACCATGAAGTTACTCACCCCGATGGCGCGGACCTTGCCCTCGTCCAGCAGCGTCTCCAGCGCTCGGTAGGCCTTCAGGGTCTTGTCGAAGTCCGATGGCAGCGCCTGGTGCAGGATCAGTAGGTCGATCTGGTCGACGCCGAGTTTGCCGGCGCTCTTGTCGAACGCATGCAGGGTCTCGTCGTAGCCGTAGTCGCTGATCCAGACCTTGGTTTCCAGGAAGATGGCGCCGCGGACGACCTGGGACGCACGCACCGCTTCGCCGACCTCGCGCTCGTTCCCGTAGGCGGCGGCGGTGTCGATGTGGCGGTAACCGGCGTCCAAGGCCGCGGTCAC
This window of the Nakamurella panacisegetis genome carries:
- a CDS encoding ATP-binding protein; the encoded protein is MALATTWAVALSGVSGELVKVEADLANGLPATTVIGLGDVAVTQARDRVRSAVVNSGHRWPEKRITLALSPAALPKRGAGFDLAMAVAVLAAAEIIPIHAPGELVLLGELGLDGRVLPTRGTLPSLLATKAAGRAAAIVPAPNLAEAVLAGGVQVRGVSCLADLIGYFNGEPDRLQLPRPGVEPELPPMADMVDVLGQPEARAALELAAAGGHHLAMIGPPGAGKTMLAGRLPGLLPRLDQESALEVTAVHSVAGQLDDDGPLITRPPFVAPHHSASLAALIGGGSSFIRPGSASLAHRGVLFLDESSDVKYTHDEPVVGWHGRRCDDRPGDRGGAVVSAPAGAIDPDGVVSSFPGL
- a CDS encoding recombinase family protein, whose product is MNAGSRPICLYLRLSKYHKDGQDAIERQRIDLTRKLAAEGGWTVMGEYVDNDSASASAVRTRKGWHALNVDIDAGRVTAVAFWKLDRTNRVASRCIEWIGQCQTRGVTLVSHQDASDELNTATAGAKLITGIKALLAEVETDTMSERQRAAKAHAAEAGFHHGGRRPFGWMPGHRETDALGRSGVRLVPHPVEFAALQAAVPMVLAGSGLMSVSRHWMDEFGITTAAGMPMYEASVYRALISPRMVGYRMRQVPEHQRGVQIDLLNHIARDQSGEPVIGQEPVCDRLTWMRMLRALQAASTSQTRRPWGSHEWLLTGLMFCQCGNRLYGHQKNYKHADGSNVRTYVYRCHANLRNGAGTCAKAVAVQADRAEAFVEGWLFAYLSDERLAKARAEAAAARQASNPNNGLVTDLDTARAERDALLSQQGSREYKGAMVSVLVGLLAEVQARIDKLEGRLDAVQIDDLPVILQADLASRWPDMDLGQRRRLLARVIERIDAQPGRGPVADRLSVSPRVRQ
- a CDS encoding ABC transporter permease, producing MTTTHDQPTRAPQRYTPQANPAPVTLPRVLSSEWVKLRSLRSSWITMILAVAGLVVVAIAGGILTNQDWSHMRPRELARFEPIGQSLTGINFSQLAIGVLGVLFITGEYGTGMIRSSLAAAPRRLPVLWAKAILFATVTFVLMELSAFLAFLTGQAALASHGTTLAAAGALRATVGTGLYLTVVALLGVGLGFIIRSTAGGIAALFGLLLVLPGILAILPQTWQDNIGPYLPSNAGAAIYTVKPDTTSLSPWTGFAVFCLYAAVALGVAALVLKRRDA
- a CDS encoding ABC transporter ATP-binding protein; this encodes MIQAQSLTKTYGQKTVVDRLNFTVRPGIVTGFLGPNGAGKSTTMRMILGLDRPTGGLVTVNGKLYADLPAPLHEVGALLEARSVHTGRSAYHHLLALAKTHGITTSRVQQVIDLVGLSDVARKRAGAFSLGMGQRLGIASALLGDPGTLILDEPVNGLDPDGILWIRNLLKNLAAEGRTVLVSSHLMSEMAQTADHLIVIGKGKLIADLPIAELIASSSRASVLVRTPRTSDLQRLITTAGYTAADHEGRLQVTGLTAQQIGDLALANHIALHELTPQQASLEEAFMALTSESVEYHGGTTLGEKSAA
- a CDS encoding lysylphosphatidylglycerol synthase transmembrane domain-containing protein, with protein sequence MPETTVDQRTAATAAATVEPAPSRGTVGRRIAVGVFVPATLVIYLVTAAPTLTAGVGSLASASLMWLLAGLTATLGSMLAFAALRTRTLAVGGSRVRLRRTLAVSYGAGAVHTTLPAGAVFSTAYAYRHLRAWGASTSATTWSMAITGLLSTLTLSGIGVLGLALTAGTGGSIAIPILEIALGLATAIALVQTAHHPAHIVRWAHRGLVGINRLRRKPVQTGAARLSEIVADLRVIRPSARDWLAAAMLALANWAMDLACLAACCAAVGIHITFPALLLTYTAGMAAGSLLPLPAGLGAVETAMTLGITMAGAAAAPALAAVLLYRLLSTGSVVVLGWLIVAAQQVHTGPDDSAHRTT
- a CDS encoding HAMP domain-containing sensor histidine kinase, with the protein product MTLRQKFVAAFAAVAAVVAVTIGWVAYGTTEHALHNEINVSLVSAVSTLAAGGSLSSISLEGTQGAPGDQQHHGDGPSTMSETAQSVSVTGAVTHLSGVTVALPVSPRALQIAQGSTAGLRTIDQVVVGNTTYQVLTQSLGGTKGAVQVGRDLNEAARVLRNLAVVTVLVALAVLLVAGAAGWWLARRLTRRLTALTSMAETVGQHGSLDVAFAMPGRDEVGRLSSSLQSMVGELSRSKQAQQRLVQNAGHELRTPLTSLRTNVSVLRRLAELSPNSRQRLLDDVDGETRELTNLVNELVELAMDRRDTETAGPINLTALAKKVAAMFEHRSKRPILVHADTDTEAEAEAHVMIIGRPRALERAISNLLDNALKFDTGGGPVDLRITGDRIEVSDRGPGISLPDATRIFDRFYRADTARSMPGSGLGLAIVAEVAAAHGGASYAQPRPGGGARIGFTLGAETFLPNSNPQPAIT
- a CDS encoding response regulator transcription factor codes for the protein MAHRLLLADDDRAIRESLERALELEGYAVVSVADGVEALSAVRRETPDLVILDVMMPGIDGLGVCRVIRADGLRVPVLMLTARVELDARVAGLDAGADDYLAKPFELDELLARLRALLRRAPTEPSTPAGQLVLGGLRIDTDSRRVWWHSHQLDLSKTEFDLLELLGRNAGVVLTHSAIYDRIWGYDFGPDSKNLAVYISYLRRKFDIAGAPALIRTVRGVGYSLNGSGAR
- a CDS encoding sugar phosphate isomerase/epimerase family protein; protein product: MLELDTYWAMMGGQDVPALLGRLEERVVALHLTDGPRAGTTADQVPLGRGDLPARAILDAVPSLEYPVLEFDQYAGDIFDGIAASYTCATDVLGAPR